One Deltaproteobacteria bacterium DNA window includes the following coding sequences:
- a CDS encoding DUF2203 domain-containing protein — MNNVVELKKNKKFTLKEAEAVLPIIRKITRETIRQVQDFEWRTNFGNFAKDQQHLSQEESQLQMIIERWTDKVSKLGAEPKGFWLVDFDSGEGYFCWKYPEEQLNYFHEYKGGFTGRTPIV, encoded by the coding sequence GTGAATAACGTCGTCGAACTCAAGAAAAATAAAAAATTCACCCTGAAAGAGGCTGAGGCGGTCCTACCCATTATCAGAAAAATTACGAGGGAAACGATTCGGCAGGTTCAGGATTTTGAATGGCGAACCAACTTTGGCAATTTTGCAAAAGATCAGCAACATCTCAGCCAGGAGGAGTCCCAACTCCAGATGATTATTGAACGCTGGACTGACAAGGTCTCAAAGCTTGGCGCCGAGCCGAAGGGCTTCTGGCTTGTCGATTTCGATTCTGGTGAGGGTTATTTTTGCTGGAAGTATCCTGAAGAACAGCTCAACTACTTTCACGAGTATAAAGGCGGATTCACAGGACGCACACCGATTGTCTAA
- a CDS encoding cob(I)yrinic acid a,c-diamide adenosyltransferase, whose translation MKIYTKTGDQGETGLFGGGRVKKSHPRIIAYGTVDELNAHLGQIRSKNPEASVDRLLDRIQNDLFTLGAELATPGGEKLSGRGVSGLGDSDIHFLEETIDHYDEDLPPLKNFILPGGSDLAVSLHLARTVCRRAEREVVFLSENEVIENSILVYLNRLSDLLFVLARWVNFKQSIPETAWIKR comes from the coding sequence ATGAAAATTTATACAAAGACAGGTGATCAGGGGGAGACCGGCCTCTTCGGAGGGGGGCGTGTCAAAAAGTCGCATCCTCGAATTATTGCCTATGGGACCGTCGATGAGCTGAATGCTCACTTGGGTCAGATTCGTTCAAAGAATCCCGAGGCGTCTGTTGATCGACTTTTGGATCGTATTCAAAATGACCTTTTTACCCTCGGGGCAGAGCTCGCAACACCGGGAGGGGAAAAGTTATCAGGGCGGGGAGTTTCTGGGCTTGGGGATTCGGATATTCATTTTTTGGAGGAGACGATTGATCATTACGATGAGGACTTGCCACCGCTAAAAAACTTTATCTTGCCTGGCGGATCTGATCTGGCTGTTTCCCTTCATTTGGCAAGGACCGTTTGTCGACGAGCGGAGAGAGAGGTTGTTTTTTTGAGTGAGAATGAGGTTATTGAAAACTCGATTCTTGTTTACTTGAATCGCCTTTCAGATTTGTTATTTGTCCTGGCACGGTGGGTAAATTTTAAGCAGAGTATTCCCGAAACAGCCTGGATCAAGAGATGA
- a CDS encoding squalene/phytoene synthase family protein — MRYPFSESVAKKSRSNFYPAFFFLPAEKREAICAIYAFSRFVDDSVDEATNRENARKEIQLWRQRLKSCYNGRLFDSHPLLPEISEVIRQFEISQSIFEDLLIGVEMDLVKTRYKTFEELEKYCYHVAGTVGLLCNQIFGGSSENHRAYALSLGTAFQLTNILRDIGGDLDRGRLYLPLEEVASFSCRVEDLEKKIENKAFFELMKFQASRAWGYFDQAKKRLSPSERNRFVTAEVMRRFYEGILKKMEREKFPSLRRRVGLGPIQKGRILLSSWIHLRTK; from the coding sequence ATGAGATACCCTTTTAGTGAGTCCGTTGCCAAGAAGAGTCGATCCAATTTTTATCCCGCCTTCTTTTTTCTTCCTGCGGAGAAGAGGGAGGCGATCTGCGCCATTTATGCGTTTAGTCGATTCGTCGATGATTCGGTGGACGAGGCGACAAATCGGGAAAATGCGAGGAAAGAAATTCAGCTCTGGAGACAACGCCTGAAAAGCTGTTACAATGGCCGTCTGTTTGATTCCCATCCGCTTCTTCCTGAGATTTCCGAGGTGATTCGGCAGTTTGAAATCTCCCAGTCGATTTTTGAGGATCTTTTGATCGGTGTTGAGATGGATCTTGTGAAGACACGCTACAAGACCTTTGAGGAATTAGAGAAGTATTGTTATCACGTTGCCGGAACGGTCGGTCTTTTATGCAATCAGATTTTTGGTGGCTCTTCTGAAAACCATCGCGCCTATGCCTTGTCGTTGGGGACCGCCTTTCAGTTAACCAATATTCTGAGAGATATTGGAGGGGACCTCGATCGCGGGCGTCTCTACCTTCCACTTGAAGAGGTCGCCTCTTTTTCCTGCCGTGTTGAGGATCTTGAGAAAAAAATCGAAAACAAGGCTTTTTTTGAGCTCATGAAATTTCAGGCCTCTCGGGCCTGGGGCTACTTCGATCAGGCAAAAAAGAGATTGTCACCGTCAGAGCGGAATCGTTTCGTGACGGCCGAGGTGATGCGACGTTTTTACGAAGGGATTCTCAAAAAAATGGAGAGGGAAAAATTCCCCTCTCTTCGACGACGTGTCGGTCTGGGTCCGATCCAAAAAGGGCGGATTTTGCTCTCGAGTTGGATTCATTTAAGAACAAAATGA
- a CDS encoding rhomboid family intramembrane serine protease — translation MIPYKDLNQTHHVPWMTILLISINIFVFGLQLLLPLEASKELLYRYAIIPYEFKVGPPPVITLFTSMFLHGGFFHIGSNLLYLWIFGDNIEDRLGPFRFLFFYLLCGLIAAFAQIYSDFDSRLPALGASGAIAGVLGAYLFLFPRAKVMILVPIFYFFRTIILPAWLVLGGWVLLQLIQVYGPTRASTGIALYAHLGGFVAGLLLLPAFKKRSRR, via the coding sequence ATGATCCCTTACAAAGACCTCAACCAGACACACCACGTTCCTTGGATGACTATCTTATTGATTTCAATCAATATTTTTGTCTTTGGACTCCAACTCCTTCTTCCTCTCGAAGCCTCCAAAGAGTTGCTCTACCGCTACGCGATCATCCCTTATGAGTTTAAAGTTGGTCCTCCTCCCGTAATCACCCTTTTTACCTCGATGTTTTTACACGGTGGTTTTTTCCATATCGGCAGCAATCTCCTCTACCTCTGGATTTTTGGAGACAATATTGAAGATCGCCTCGGTCCTTTCCGTTTTCTTTTTTTCTACCTCCTTTGTGGCCTCATCGCCGCCTTTGCCCAGATTTATTCTGATTTTGATTCCAGGCTCCCGGCCCTTGGGGCCTCCGGGGCGATTGCGGGCGTTCTCGGCGCCTACCTCTTCCTCTTTCCTCGGGCAAAAGTCATGATCCTTGTGCCGATCTTTTACTTTTTCCGAACCATCATCCTCCCCGCCTGGCTCGTCCTTGGGGGTTGGGTGCTGCTCCAGTTGATTCAGGTTTATGGACCGACCCGAGCCTCCACGGGGATCGCGCTTTATGCACACCTCGGAGGTTTCGTTGCCGGGCTCCTCCTCCTTCCTGCCTTCAAAAAAAGGAGCCGGCGATGA
- a CDS encoding HAD family phosphatase: MFRALLFDFDGVLADTEPLHFGAFHDLLKEEGILLTKEEYYSEFLGLDDRGCFRAVYQKAGQPLSAPKLKELIQRKNRKILQKIESGSLLLPQVRELLTALGGRYYLAIVSGALRSEIVAILSKEKLGSFFQVIVSAEEVNHGKPDPEGFLTALKLLNRDYIPESEMLLPEECLVIEDSPWGIEAAKKAGMKSVAVTNSYKSEDLKAADWVLASLFDLKAIVGGC, translated from the coding sequence ATGTTTCGAGCCCTCCTTTTTGATTTTGATGGAGTTCTTGCCGATACCGAACCACTTCACTTCGGGGCGTTTCACGATCTCCTGAAAGAAGAGGGGATTCTTTTAACAAAAGAGGAATATTATTCTGAATTTTTGGGGCTTGATGATCGCGGCTGTTTTCGGGCAGTTTATCAAAAGGCAGGGCAGCCTCTTTCTGCTCCAAAATTGAAGGAGCTGATTCAAAGAAAGAATCGAAAAATTCTTCAGAAGATCGAATCAGGGTCTCTTTTGCTTCCACAGGTGCGTGAGTTGCTTACAGCCTTGGGGGGGCGTTATTACCTCGCGATTGTTTCTGGGGCGCTCAGGAGTGAGATTGTTGCGATTTTATCCAAAGAAAAACTGGGGTCCTTTTTTCAAGTCATTGTGAGCGCCGAGGAAGTTAATCATGGAAAGCCGGATCCAGAGGGTTTCCTGACCGCCTTGAAACTTCTCAATCGTGATTATATCCCGGAATCCGAGATGCTGCTTCCTGAGGAATGCTTGGTGATCGAAGATTCACCGTGGGGGATCGAGGCGGCGAAGAAGGCAGGGATGAAATCGGTTGCGGTAACGAATTCCTATAAATCTGAAGACCTCAAGGCTGCTGATTGGGTTCTTGCTTCTTTATTTGATCTTAAAGCAATCGTGGGGGGCTGTTAG
- the hpnC gene encoding squalene synthase HpnC, translated as MNPFQYCENIARHDENFPVGWFVPKSVRKYIYALYAFARTADDFADEPQFAEERMSRLEEWSERLKKASRGEADHPLFEALAITFRETSLPPQLLADLLTAFRMDLTKSRYKDYSELEQYCQYSANPIGRAVLILYGHEDPRLLELSDRICTGIQLVNHWQDIGIDLEKDRVYLPHEDLRRFGYSYDDLQERRVNDSFRDLLRFEIGRTRDLFYAGQPLFNFLSRRLRWQVELMWTGPLKILERIELADYDIFRLRPTLNKIDFLRLFAQNRLGRISR; from the coding sequence ATGAATCCATTTCAATATTGTGAAAACATAGCTCGTCATGACGAGAATTTCCCGGTTGGCTGGTTTGTTCCAAAATCGGTCCGAAAATATATTTATGCACTTTATGCATTCGCCAGAACAGCGGACGACTTCGCCGACGAGCCTCAATTTGCTGAAGAGAGGATGAGTCGTCTGGAAGAATGGTCCGAGCGTTTGAAAAAAGCGAGCAGAGGGGAGGCGGATCATCCGCTTTTCGAGGCGCTTGCCATTACCTTCAGAGAAACCTCTCTGCCTCCTCAACTCTTGGCCGATCTTCTGACCGCCTTTCGAATGGATCTCACTAAATCTCGATATAAGGATTACAGTGAGCTTGAGCAGTATTGTCAGTATTCTGCAAACCCAATCGGTCGTGCGGTTCTGATTTTGTATGGACATGAGGATCCAAGGCTTCTCGAACTCTCAGACCGGATTTGTACCGGCATTCAGCTTGTGAATCATTGGCAGGATATCGGTATCGACCTCGAGAAGGACCGTGTTTATCTGCCGCATGAAGATTTAAGACGTTTTGGATATTCGTATGATGATCTGCAAGAGAGAAGGGTCAACGACTCGTTTCGCGATCTCCTCCGATTTGAGATCGGGAGGACACGAGACCTTTTTTATGCCGGGCAGCCTCTTTTTAATTTTCTCTCCCGTCGCCTCCGATGGCAGGTCGAGCTGATGTGGACAGGGCCGCTCAAGATTCTCGAGAGGATTGAATTAGCCGATTACGATATCTTCCGCTTGAGGCCAACCTTGAACAAGATCGATTTTCTTCGTCTCTTTGCCCAAAACCGCCTCGGGAGGATATCGAGATGA
- a CDS encoding MarR family transcriptional regulator, which produces MALQLIPDKKSEKTSSKLDEVRDRLIESAGKISANMLGMVSKVGGQIYSLLFLSRNPLSLDQISEQLKVSKGGVSVNVRMLEEAGLVRKVWVKGDRRDYYEAQRDYPRKLLKDFFDRVRRGIEDSTRVIHRCLAELEQGSKGLKGEEVEDAQFMELQLQLLSAFYNAASHIFDDFYQGRDVNTNLLRKAILE; this is translated from the coding sequence ATGGCGTTACAACTTATTCCTGACAAGAAGTCTGAAAAAACCTCTTCAAAACTGGATGAGGTTCGCGACCGCCTGATCGAAAGTGCCGGAAAAATTTCGGCAAATATGCTTGGGATGGTCTCCAAGGTAGGGGGGCAGATTTATTCCCTCCTCTTTCTCTCGCGAAATCCGCTTTCACTGGACCAGATCTCCGAGCAACTGAAGGTTTCGAAGGGGGGTGTCAGCGTCAATGTGCGGATGCTCGAAGAGGCTGGCCTCGTCCGCAAGGTTTGGGTCAAGGGGGATCGTCGGGATTATTATGAGGCCCAGAGGGATTATCCACGAAAACTGCTTAAGGATTTTTTCGATCGTGTGCGGCGCGGGATCGAAGACTCGACACGTGTGATTCACCGATGCCTTGCAGAACTGGAACAGGGGTCAAAGGGGTTAAAAGGGGAAGAGGTCGAGGACGCCCAATTCATGGAGTTACAGCTTCAGTTGCTTTCCGCATTTTATAATGCCGCCAGTCATATTTTCGATGATTTTTATCAAGGTCGGGATGTGAATACGAATCTCCTTCGCAAAGCTATTCTCGAATAA
- a CDS encoding FAD-dependent oxidoreductase yields MSKKDVVILGGGFAGLSAGVELAALGHKVHLLEQRGHLGGRAYSFRDPATGSLLDNGQHLFMGCYQATLRFLERIGRREDIVFQRRLAVEFGAPGGKFSHFRSWSLPNPWHLLGGLFSFSGLSWREKRQFLALKRGIEDHRDQLDRLTIPQWLQKLGQSRVACERFWNLIALAALNDDPEISSAAVFQSVLREALFSSAQNACLGFSRVGLSELYADPARAFIEEHGGSVFLKTRVVKLHFSGHELREIELLDGRRIAPEILILAIPFGSLRKILPEWMIYQDPFFHSLRLMKSSPIVAINLWFDRDFVEKDFIAFWETRIHWLFNKGRLLKDSEKNSYYSLVISGARAELQTPASELVSLALSELESIFPKFKEAKLIHSHVMKEPEATLSPVVGIEALRPSQKTPFKNVYLAGDWTDTGLPATIEGAVRSAERVVKFIINPAQ; encoded by the coding sequence ATGAGCAAGAAAGATGTGGTCATCCTGGGCGGAGGTTTTGCGGGGCTCTCGGCGGGTGTTGAGCTTGCGGCCTTGGGTCATAAGGTTCATCTTCTGGAACAGCGAGGACATTTGGGGGGGCGTGCCTATTCCTTCCGCGATCCGGCGACCGGTTCACTCCTCGATAATGGACAGCATCTTTTCATGGGATGTTATCAGGCGACGCTTCGTTTTCTAGAGCGTATTGGTCGGCGGGAGGATATTGTTTTCCAGAGGCGACTCGCTGTTGAATTTGGGGCGCCGGGGGGAAAGTTTTCCCATTTTCGTTCCTGGTCCCTTCCGAATCCTTGGCATCTCTTGGGGGGGCTTTTTTCCTTTTCCGGATTGTCGTGGCGGGAGAAGAGACAATTTCTTGCCTTGAAGCGGGGGATAGAAGATCATCGTGATCAGCTTGATCGGCTAACAATTCCCCAGTGGCTTCAGAAGTTGGGACAGAGTCGTGTTGCGTGTGAGAGATTCTGGAATCTTATTGCCCTCGCAGCATTGAATGATGATCCGGAGATCTCTTCGGCAGCTGTTTTTCAATCGGTGCTTCGGGAGGCACTTTTTTCAAGCGCTCAAAATGCCTGCCTCGGTTTTTCGAGGGTCGGTCTCTCCGAGCTCTATGCGGATCCGGCCCGTGCCTTTATTGAAGAGCATGGGGGATCGGTTTTCCTAAAGACTCGCGTTGTGAAGCTTCATTTTTCTGGGCATGAACTTCGGGAGATCGAACTTCTTGATGGGAGGAGAATCGCCCCGGAAATTCTGATTTTGGCGATACCTTTCGGGTCTTTGAGGAAAATTTTGCCGGAATGGATGATTTACCAGGATCCTTTTTTTCATTCCCTGCGTTTGATGAAATCGTCGCCGATTGTCGCGATCAATTTGTGGTTTGATCGGGATTTTGTGGAGAAGGATTTTATCGCTTTTTGGGAAACCCGGATTCATTGGCTCTTTAATAAGGGGCGTCTCTTAAAAGACAGTGAAAAGAATTCTTACTATTCACTTGTGATCAGCGGGGCGAGGGCCGAACTTCAAACACCGGCTTCAGAACTTGTTTCTTTGGCGTTAAGTGAATTGGAATCGATTTTTCCAAAATTTAAAGAGGCAAAGCTGATTCACAGTCATGTGATGAAGGAACCCGAGGCAACGCTCTCACCTGTCGTCGGGATTGAGGCGTTGCGCCCCTCGCAAAAAACACCCTTTAAAAATGTTTATCTCGCGGGAGACTGGACCGATACCGGTCTCCCGGCGACGATAGAGGGAGCGGTGAGATCGGCGGAGAGGGTGGTCAAATTCATTATAAATCCGGCACAATGA
- a CDS encoding adenylosuccinate synthase: protein MSNVVIVGTQWGDEGKGKIVDFFTEKADLVVRFQGGNNAGHTLVVAGQKTILHLIPSGVLHPQVTCIIGNGVVIDPQVCLQEIRDLKSRGYLKKEDQLFISENAHVIFPYHREIDLLREERRGKSKIGTTGRGIGPAYEDKVARMGIRMQELVSPERLKKRLEEVLPEKNLYIEKILGGRPQSFQEVFESYLQDGKELKKYVTNTSILLDQEIRQKKNILFEGAQGTSLDVDSGTYPFVTSSNTVAANACVGSGIGPKSIDEVIGVCKAYTTRVGGGPFPTELQDEVGKRLQEKGGEFGATTGRPRRCGWLDLVVLRHAVRANGLTGLVVTKLDVLSGLKTLKVCVAYKYRGEFFREMPSSVEILQECEPVYDEMKGWEENLEGVKRLSDLPKAARTYLERIEKESGVPLSLISIGPSRDQYILIKDPFTR from the coding sequence ATGTCCAACGTTGTTATTGTAGGGACTCAATGGGGAGACGAGGGGAAGGGGAAGATCGTTGACTTCTTTACCGAGAAGGCGGATCTCGTTGTCCGATTTCAAGGGGGGAATAACGCCGGCCATACCCTTGTGGTCGCCGGTCAGAAAACCATTCTTCATCTGATTCCTTCGGGGGTGCTTCATCCGCAGGTTACCTGTATCATTGGCAATGGAGTCGTGATTGATCCCCAGGTTTGTCTTCAAGAGATTCGGGATCTCAAGTCCCGCGGCTATCTTAAGAAAGAGGACCAGCTTTTTATCAGTGAAAATGCCCATGTGATCTTTCCGTATCATCGGGAGATCGATCTCCTGCGTGAGGAACGACGCGGAAAATCGAAGATCGGGACAACGGGTCGTGGGATCGGTCCTGCCTATGAAGACAAGGTGGCAAGGATGGGGATTCGGATGCAGGAGCTTGTTTCTCCGGAGAGGTTGAAAAAACGTCTGGAAGAGGTGTTGCCGGAGAAGAACCTCTATATCGAAAAAATACTGGGAGGTCGTCCACAGTCTTTTCAGGAGGTTTTCGAAAGCTATTTGCAGGATGGCAAGGAGCTTAAAAAATATGTGACGAATACCTCGATCTTGTTGGATCAGGAGATTCGCCAAAAAAAGAATATCCTCTTTGAGGGGGCGCAGGGGACTTCACTCGATGTTGATAGCGGCACCTATCCGTTTGTGACCTCCTCCAATACGGTCGCAGCGAATGCCTGTGTCGGTTCCGGCATCGGTCCAAAATCGATCGATGAGGTGATTGGTGTCTGCAAGGCCTATACGACAAGGGTTGGCGGGGGGCCTTTTCCTACTGAGCTTCAGGATGAGGTGGGGAAGAGGCTTCAGGAAAAAGGGGGAGAATTCGGAGCGACGACCGGTCGTCCGCGTCGGTGCGGTTGGTTGGATCTCGTTGTTTTACGGCATGCCGTTCGTGCCAACGGATTAACCGGGCTTGTTGTGACCAAGCTTGATGTCCTGTCGGGGCTCAAGACCCTGAAGGTTTGTGTCGCCTATAAGTATCGTGGAGAGTTCTTCAGGGAAATGCCGTCATCGGTTGAAATCTTGCAGGAGTGTGAACCAGTTTATGACGAGATGAAGGGGTGGGAGGAAAATCTGGAGGGGGTAAAGAGATTATCCGATCTTCCGAAGGCGGCTCGTACCTATCTGGAACGGATCGAAAAGGAATCGGGGGTTCCTCTCAGCTTGATTTCGATAGGCCCTTCGAGGGATCAGTACATTTTAATCAAGGATCCTTTCACTCGCTAA
- a CDS encoding radical SAM protein, translated as MQEEQWSHQPNKTEFYSPKGDRPGLSSTKLAQGGFKLLDKIVVGLAKSLWPLLRLINKIHQGKAFQPKWAPAPLLKKKERTFPQLGWPRTTDSLCPRCVKEVREEIVSGVKDYTQLIQEKPGEIKAEIVERDGKILMVKECPKHGHFEDVMAIDPKFLKRIEKLYPGRDFKSPLTELRNHGTSSIQYGRGSVLTVDLTNRCNMMCDPCFMDANQVGYVHELSWDEVKEILDNSLKIKPRRQMSVQFSGGEPTISPYFLDAIRYAKEVGYFSVQAATNGIRFAQDPEFAKAAYDAGLRIAYFQFDGVGNEKNEHRKISNLFDVKLRAITNLHDAGIDVVLVVTLVNTINDDQVGAIVDFAIQNSDKITFVSFQPVSFTGRDEDVSDEDRKKQRYTLSHLAHDLKKQTGISEPLRDWFPLSAIGPFSDLADYLKGPNQDWGTLKCGCHPNCGTGMALFVDKRSKEWLPMSEFLNIEQLLSDIQEITDACQPAWLTKAEVACSLLRNYNASKAPRELTLKDFLLKFDKGTGGGLRGGKGNYGVGRERQKDRWHFMFVAGMWFQDLFNYDFRRTEMCIIPYGTQLGEISFCAYNTGVGWRQIIENMFKNADVGDWYKKNGRHAVYAGSRPMPVPDQGFDVKLPASLDLPAYRQ; from the coding sequence ATGCAAGAGGAACAATGGAGTCATCAACCCAACAAGACCGAGTTTTACTCTCCGAAGGGGGATCGTCCCGGACTTTCCTCAACGAAGTTGGCCCAAGGGGGGTTCAAGCTTCTTGATAAAATTGTCGTTGGCCTTGCCAAGAGCCTCTGGCCGCTTCTTCGTTTGATCAACAAGATTCATCAGGGAAAGGCCTTTCAACCCAAATGGGCACCGGCGCCTCTTCTCAAAAAGAAGGAGAGGACGTTTCCTCAGCTCGGCTGGCCACGCACCACCGATTCTCTTTGCCCTCGTTGCGTTAAAGAGGTTCGGGAAGAGATTGTTTCCGGGGTTAAAGACTACACACAGCTTATTCAAGAGAAGCCGGGCGAGATCAAGGCGGAGATCGTCGAGCGAGACGGCAAGATCTTGATGGTCAAGGAATGTCCGAAGCATGGCCATTTTGAGGATGTGATGGCGATCGATCCGAAATTTTTGAAGAGAATTGAGAAGCTCTATCCCGGAAGAGACTTTAAATCCCCGCTGACGGAACTGAGAAATCACGGCACCTCTTCGATTCAGTACGGTCGTGGTTCGGTTCTGACTGTCGACCTGACGAACCGGTGCAACATGATGTGCGATCCTTGTTTCATGGATGCCAATCAGGTCGGTTATGTCCATGAGCTTTCCTGGGATGAGGTCAAAGAGATTCTCGACAATTCCTTGAAGATTAAGCCACGCCGTCAGATGTCAGTTCAGTTTTCCGGCGGTGAGCCGACGATCTCCCCCTATTTTCTCGATGCCATCCGGTATGCCAAAGAGGTTGGTTACTTCAGTGTGCAGGCGGCGACAAACGGGATCCGTTTTGCTCAGGATCCTGAATTTGCAAAAGCGGCGTACGATGCCGGGCTTCGGATTGCCTATTTCCAGTTCGATGGTGTCGGGAATGAGAAGAATGAGCATCGAAAAATCAGTAATCTGTTTGACGTAAAACTTCGGGCCATTACCAATCTGCATGACGCCGGAATCGATGTGGTGCTCGTCGTGACTCTTGTGAACACCATAAACGATGACCAGGTAGGAGCGATTGTTGATTTTGCGATTCAAAACTCGGACAAGATCACCTTTGTCTCATTCCAGCCGGTTTCATTCACGGGACGCGACGAAGATGTTTCTGACGAGGATCGAAAAAAGCAACGTTACACCCTCTCTCATCTCGCCCATGACCTGAAAAAACAGACTGGGATTTCGGAACCCCTGCGGGACTGGTTCCCCCTTTCGGCGATTGGCCCCTTTTCCGATCTGGCCGATTATCTCAAGGGACCCAATCAAGATTGGGGGACCTTGAAATGTGGATGTCATCCTAATTGTGGGACTGGCATGGCGCTCTTTGTCGATAAGCGTTCCAAGGAGTGGTTGCCAATGTCCGAGTTTCTGAATATCGAGCAGCTTTTAAGTGACATTCAGGAAATCACGGATGCCTGCCAACCTGCTTGGCTCACAAAGGCAGAGGTCGCCTGTTCTCTCTTGAGAAACTACAACGCCTCAAAGGCTCCGAGGGAGCTTACCCTCAAGGATTTTCTTTTAAAATTTGATAAAGGGACCGGTGGCGGGTTGCGCGGTGGCAAGGGAAATTACGGGGTTGGCCGCGAGCGCCAGAAGGATCGTTGGCACTTCATGTTTGTCGCCGGGATGTGGTTCCAGGATCTCTTCAATTATGATTTTCGCCGGACAGAAATGTGTATTATCCCGTACGGCACCCAATTAGGGGAGATCTCTTTCTGTGCCTACAATACCGGAGTTGGTTGGAGGCAGATCATTGAAAATATGTTCAAGAATGCCGATGTTGGCGATTGGTACAAAAAGAATGGTCGCCATGCCGTGTATGCGGGAAGCCGGCCGATGCCGGTACCGGATCAGGGGTTTGATGTGAAGTTGCCGGCTTCTCTCGATTTGCCGGCGTATAGGCAATAA
- a CDS encoding PD-(D/E)XK nuclease family protein, whose product MSDPKFQTWLTDHLFTPSEFEDFLLCPFRFYVESYLGLEPIPPQEPELTPLEIGTLIHRILQFFFEKHAKEIGISSKDKLQASLRKITVQTLESYQKNRPHLIPALLSFQKERIEKTLTQVLEKEISMEQTKSSLKPTTFEWSFGKKGPLELPDGKGGGIRIKGRIDRIDVDHESKRFLIIDYKTGSQKITGNQLRRGEAFQLPLYLLAVQKLLLPEYEPIGGLYYHLSDLSMDAGMIRSSLLPDGFKIHPSSSSFFSEIEWKELFETTTKHLQSIVQEIREEKFPSREEPCEPWCPWKDLCKIRSFEISE is encoded by the coding sequence ATGAGCGACCCAAAATTCCAGACATGGCTCACAGACCACCTGTTCACCCCTTCTGAGTTTGAAGATTTTCTGCTCTGCCCGTTTCGATTCTATGTTGAATCCTATCTGGGTCTTGAACCGATACCTCCCCAAGAACCAGAACTGACCCCCTTGGAGATTGGAACCCTTATCCACCGCATTCTCCAGTTTTTTTTTGAAAAGCATGCGAAGGAAATCGGGATATCTTCAAAAGACAAATTGCAAGCGTCCCTCCGGAAAATCACAGTGCAGACATTGGAATCTTATCAGAAGAATCGGCCTCACCTGATCCCTGCCCTGCTCTCCTTTCAAAAAGAAAGGATCGAAAAAACCCTGACACAGGTCCTGGAAAAAGAAATTTCAATGGAACAAACAAAGAGCTCCTTAAAACCAACCACCTTCGAGTGGTCGTTTGGAAAAAAGGGGCCGTTGGAATTACCGGATGGCAAAGGGGGGGGAATTCGGATCAAGGGGAGAATCGACAGGATCGATGTCGATCATGAATCAAAACGTTTTCTCATCATTGATTATAAAACAGGCTCTCAAAAGATTACCGGAAACCAGTTGCGGCGAGGAGAGGCATTTCAACTTCCTCTGTATCTTCTCGCTGTCCAAAAACTCCTCCTCCCGGAGTACGAACCAATCGGCGGGCTCTACTACCATCTCTCGGATCTCTCAATGGATGCCGGCATGATCCGTTCGTCTCTGCTCCCCGACGGATTCAAGATCCACCCCTCCTCAAGCAGTTTTTTTTCCGAGATCGAATGGAAAGAGCTTTTCGAGACCACAACGAAGCACCTTCAATCAATCGTACAGGAAATTCGTGAGGAAAAATTTCCGTCTCGCGAGGAACCCTGCGAACCGTGGTGCCCGTGGAAGGATTTATGTAAAATTCGTTCGTTTGAAATTAGCGAGTGA
- the greA gene encoding transcription elongation factor GreA: MITRRQIPMTPEGHRRLHEELKKLKAVDRPKNVADIEHARSLGDLSENAEYHAAKEKQGFIASRIAEIENKLAQAHIIDPSKMNHQKVVFGATVKISDINNGEEIQYQIVGADESDVRGGKISIESPIAKSLIGKEKGDTVKVSTPKGTKEFEILEIRFE, from the coding sequence ATGATAACTAGAAGACAGATTCCAATGACTCCGGAGGGACATCGGCGGCTTCATGAGGAGCTTAAAAAACTGAAGGCGGTGGATCGGCCGAAGAATGTCGCTGACATTGAACATGCAAGATCGCTCGGCGATCTTTCTGAGAATGCCGAGTACCACGCGGCCAAGGAGAAGCAGGGCTTCATCGCGTCACGGATTGCTGAAATCGAAAACAAACTGGCACAGGCCCATATAATCGATCCTTCAAAGATGAATCATCAAAAGGTCGTTTTCGGGGCGACGGTAAAAATCTCTGATATCAACAATGGAGAGGAGATCCAGTATCAGATTGTGGGGGCTGATGAATCCGACGTGCGGGGAGGAAAGATATCGATTGAGTCACCAATTGCGAAATCTCTTATTGGAAAAGAAAAAGGGGATACGGTCAAGGTTTCGACACCGAAGGGGACTAAGGAATTCGAGATCCTCGAAATCCGATTTGAATGA